Proteins co-encoded in one Juglans regia cultivar Chandler chromosome 16, Walnut 2.0, whole genome shotgun sequence genomic window:
- the LOC109006650 gene encoding pentatricopeptide repeat-containing protein At2g17140, translating into MRIISDRYMEQTNGSKLTKALLKNTNNPKLAWHLFKRILSSPSFSNYCLRSIPVIARILVREQMHREIDSLPELLDSQPVETSHPCLLSLVRVLAQSGLVDEAVSQFKSLRTRFPEKPPPISLYNLLLQSSLKGDRADFVSWLYRDMIVAGINPETYTFNLLIRALCDLGLMEVAREVFDRMSEKGCQPNEFTVGILVRGYCRTGLATQGLELLNKLRNYNVFPNRVVYNTLISSFCREGRTDEAEKLVEKMREDGILPDVVTFNSRISALCGAGKILEASRIFRDMQIDEELGLPRPNIITYNLMLEGFCKEGMLEEAKTLFESMQNVGDFISLESYNIWLLGLVRNGKLLEARLVLKEMVDKGIEPNIYSYNIVMDGLCKNGMLSDARMVMGLMKCSGIPPDTVTYGTLLHGYCKKGKISEANNILHEMMSRSCFPNTYTCNILLHSLWKEGRTSEAEELLKMMNERGYGLDTVTCNIVIDGLCNIKKLDEAIEIVNGMWTHGSAALGNLGNSFIGLVDDSGNGKKCMPDLVTYSTIISELCKAGRLDEAKKKFTEMVRKNLLPDSAVYNIFIYTFCKQGKLSSAFRVLKDMEINGCNKTLQTYNSLILGLGSKNQIFEIYGLMDEMRERGVSPNVCTYNNIISCLCEGGRVHDATSLLDEMMQKGISPNISSFRILIKAFCKLCDFALAKEIFEIALSICGHKEALYSLMFNELLARGEVAEAKELFQASLDKTFDVGNFLFKDLIGKLCKDEKLEDASEILHRMIDIGYGFDPASFMPVIDGLGIRGNKHEADELAERMMEMASAGRVENKVYRNQWQRVRGKPKKHGASDWQTILHRDDGSAITLKALKRVQKGLGQGSISSLQPHKNQVLDY; encoded by the exons ATGAGAATCATTAGCGACCGTTATATGGAACAAACGAACGGAAGCAAACTCACCAAAGCTCTTCTCAAGAACACTAACAATCCCAAACTAGCATGGCACCTCTTCAAGCGCattctctcctctccctctttctccaACTACTGTCTTCGATCCATACCCGTCATCGCTCGTATCCTTGTTCGTGAACAAATGCACCGCGAAATTGATAGCCTTCCCGAACTCCTTGACTCGCAACCCGTCGAAACGTCTCACCCTTGTCTCCTTTCCCTCGTGCGAGTCTTGGCCCAATCGGGTCTTGTTGATGAGGCTGTTTCCCAATTCAAATCGCTTCGAACCCGGTTCCCGGAAAAGCCTCCTCCCATATCTTTGTATAATTTGCTTCTTCAGTCCTCCTTAAAGGGAGACCGTGCGGATTTTGTGTCATGGTTGTACAGAGATATGATTGTCGCTGGGATTAACCCGGAAACATATACTTTTAATCTTTTGATACGTGCACTGTGTGACTTGGGTCTTATGGAAGTGGCTCGGGAGGTATTTGATAGAATGTCTGAGAAGGGTTGTCAACCAAATGAGTTCACTGTTGGGATTTTAGTTCGTGGGTATTGTAGAACCGGGCTTGCTACACAAGGCTTGGAGCTTTTAAATAAGCTGAGgaattataatgtttttcccAACAGGGTTGTGTACAATACTTTGATATCTAGTTTTTGTAGAGAAGGTAGGACTGATGAAGCTGAGAAGTTAgtggagaaaatgagagaggatGGTATCCTTCCAGATGTTGTTACTTTTAATTCTAGGATTTCAGCCCTTTGTGGGGCAGGGAAAATCCTAGAGGCTTCTAGAATTTTTAGAGATATGCAAATTGATGAAGAATTGGGGTTGCCTCGGCCaaatatcataacttataacttaatgCTCGAGGGTTTTTGCAAGGAAGGGATGTTGGAGGAAGCAAAGACCCTGTTTGAGTCTATGCAAAATGTTGGTGATTTTATAAGTTTGGAGAGTTATAATATATGGTTGTTGGGTTTGGTTAGGAATGGGAAGCTGTTAGAGGCACGATTGGTTCTAAAAGAGATGGTGGATAAGGGCATTGAACCCAATATCTACTCATACAACATTGTGATGGATGGGCTATGCAAAAATGGGATGCTCTCTGATGCAAGGATGGTTATGGGCTTGATGAAATGTAGTGGTATTCCCCCAGATACAGTAACTTATGGTACTTTACTACACGGGTACTGCAAGAAGGGGAAGATATCTGAAGCCAATAATATTCTTCATGAGATGATGAGTCGTAGTTGTTTCCCAAATACCTATACTTGCAACATTTTGCTGCACAGCCTATGGAAAGAGGGGAGAACATCGGAAGCAGAGGAATTACTAAAAATGATGAATGAGAGAGGTTATGGCTTAGATACTGTGACATGCAATATCGTGATTGATGGTCTGTGTAATATTAAGAAATTGGACGAAGCAATTGAAATTGTGAATGGGATGTGGACTCATGGAAGTGCTGCTCTTGGTAACCTGGGGAACTCATTTATCGGCCTAGTTGATGATAGTGGTAATGGGAAGAAATGCATGCCTGATTTGGTCACCTACTCAACAATAATTAGTGAGTTATGCAAGGCTGGGAGGCTTGATGAAGCTAAAAAGAAGTTCACTGAGATGGTGAGGAAAAACTTGCTTCCTGATTCTGCagtttacaatatttttatatatactttctgCAAACAAGGAAAGCTATCATCCGCATTTCGAGTTCTAAAAGACATGGAGATAAATGGCTGCAACAAGACCCTTCAAACTTATAACTCATTGATCCTGGGCTTAGGAAGTAAAAATCAAATATTCGAAATATATGGGCTGATGGAtgagatgagagaaagaggagTTTCTCCAAACGTTTGTACTTACAATAATATAATCAGCTGTCTCTGTGAAGGAGGGAGAGTCCATGATGCCACCTCTCTTTTAGATGAAATGATGCAAAAGGGCATCTCCCCTAATATATCTTCATTCAGAATATTAATCAAAGCTTTCTGCAAGCTGTGTGATTTTGCATTAGCAAAGGAGATATTTGAGATTGCTCTGAGTATATGCGGCCACAAGGAAGCCTTATATAGTTTGATGTTTAATGAATTACTTGCTAGAGGTGAAGTTGCCGAAGCTAAAGAGCTGTTTCAAGCTTCTTTGGATAAGACCTTTGATGTGGGAAACTTCTTGTTTAAGGATCTTATTGGCAAACTCTGCAAGGATGAGAAATTAGAGGATGCTAGTGAAATTCTTCATAGGATGATTGATATAGGATATGGATTTGATCCTGCATCTTTCATGCCAGTGATTGATGGCCTGGGTATAAGGGGAAACAAGCACGAAGCTGATGAACTTGCTGAGAGGATGATGGAAATGGCTTCAGCAGGTAGGGTGGAAAATAAGGTCTATCGAAATCAGTGGCAGAGAGTCCGTGGAAAACCCAAGAAACATGGGGCAAGTGATTGGCAGACCATACTTCACAG AGATGATGGCAGTGC